From the Lampris incognitus isolate fLamInc1 chromosome 6, fLamInc1.hap2, whole genome shotgun sequence genome, one window contains:
- the LOC130113706 gene encoding GTPase HRas — MTEYKLVVVGAGGVGKSALTIQLIQNHFVDEYDPTIEDSYRKQVVIDGETCLLDILDTAGQEEYSAMRDQYMRTGEGFLCVFAINNTKSFEDIHQYREQIKRVKDSDDVPMVLVGNKCDLPARTVDTRQAQELARSYGIPYIETSAKTRQGVEDAFYTLVREIRQHKLRKLNPPDDSGQDCMSCRCVVS; from the exons atgACGGAGTATAAGCTGGTAGTGGTAGGAGCTGGAGGCGTGGGCAAGAGTGCACTTACCATCCAGCTGATCCAGAACCACTTTGTGGATGAATATGACCCAACCATAGAG GACTCATACAGGAAGCAGGTGGTGATTGATGGGGAGACTTGCCTGTTGGACATCTTGGACACTGCAGGTCAGGAGGAGTACAGCGCCATGAGGGACCAGTATATGAGGACAGGGGAGGGCTTCCTATGTGTCTTTGCCATCAACAACACCAAGTCCTTTGAGGACATTCACCAGTACAG AGAACAGATCAAACGTGTTAAAGACTCTGATGATGTTCCAATGGTGCTCGTGGGGAACAAATGTGACCTCCCAGCACGCACAGTGGACACGCGGCAAGCGCAAGAACTGGCCCGCTCCTACGGCATCCCATACATAGAGACCTCTGCTAAGACACGACAG ggagtGGAGGATGCCTTCTACACACTGGTGAGAGAGATCAGACAGCACAAGCTGCGGAAGTTGAACCCCCCTGACGACAGCGGCCAGGACTGCATGAGCTGTCGCTGTGTGGTATCGTGA